From Seriola aureovittata isolate HTS-2021-v1 ecotype China chromosome 16, ASM2101889v1, whole genome shotgun sequence, one genomic window encodes:
- the LOC130183835 gene encoding DEP domain-containing mTOR-interacting protein-like — MGPRTAVTPSKEVKAVAGGGCEGHARARLRSSSDGSRYSRREVGLANNSSSSSSSSPMLSNPKSVLKRPVSTEELQKPGGPYIKKTFTIVGDAVGWGFVVRGNRPCHIQAVEPCGPAAAAGMKVCQFVVSVNGLNVLDLDYRTVSHLILTGPRTVVMEVMEETDH; from the exons TCACTCCCTCTAAGGAGGTGAAGGCGGTCGCAGGGGGAGGATGTGAAGGTCACGCAAGAGCCCGGCTGAGGAGCAGCAGTGATGGAAGCAGATACAGCAGGCGAGAGGTCGGCCTCGCCaacaactcctcctcctcttcctcctcctccccaatGCTCTCCAACCCCAAAtcag TTCTGAAGAGACCGGTGAGCACTGAGGAGCTGCAAAAACCAGGAGGACCCTACATCAAGAAAACTTTCACA attGTGGGCGATGCTGTGGGTTGGGGGTTTGTGGTGAGGGGGAATAGGCCGTGTCACATCCAGGCTGTGGAGCCCTGCggcccagctgctgctgcagggatgaAG GTTTGTCAGTTCGTGGTGTCCGTCAACGGCCTCAACGTTCTCGACCTGGACTACCGGACCGTCAGCCACCTGATCCTAACAGGACCCAGAACCgtggtgatggaggtgatggaggagacCGACCACTGA